One window from the genome of Paracoccus zhejiangensis encodes:
- a CDS encoding enoyl-CoA hydratase/isomerase family protein translates to MSGAVHLDTQGGIATLRLDNPTKLNAFTPEMLAQLAAHCDTLDRDTAVRAVLLTSEGERAFCAGADIKAWAGYAPAEFARIWVRDGHRIFDRLARLSKPTIAVLQAHAFGGGLELASACDIRVIAPAATLALPESQVGIVPGWSGTQRIARLLPEPMLKEMALFGRRISAERALACGFVAEIADDPATTARAIAEKLLTTSPRATEVAKYMIHAGVGEDRDAMIEALGSGMIAASADKAEGVDAFAHKRKPVFPGT, encoded by the coding sequence GTGAGCGGTGCGGTTCATCTGGACACCCAAGGCGGCATTGCCACCCTGCGACTGGACAACCCGACTAAGCTCAATGCCTTCACGCCCGAGATGCTGGCGCAGCTGGCCGCGCATTGCGACACACTCGACCGGGATACCGCCGTGCGGGCGGTGTTGCTGACCTCGGAAGGCGAGCGGGCCTTCTGCGCCGGGGCCGATATCAAGGCCTGGGCCGGCTATGCCCCCGCCGAATTCGCCCGCATCTGGGTCCGCGACGGGCATCGCATCTTTGACCGCCTCGCCCGGCTGTCGAAGCCGACCATAGCCGTGTTGCAGGCCCATGCCTTTGGCGGCGGGCTGGAACTGGCTTCGGCCTGCGATATCCGGGTGATCGCACCCGCTGCCACGCTGGCTTTGCCCGAAAGCCAGGTCGGCATTGTTCCGGGCTGGTCCGGCACACAGCGCATCGCGCGGCTGCTGCCCGAGCCGATGCTGAAGGAAATGGCCCTCTTCGGTCGCCGGATCAGCGCCGAGCGCGCGCTGGCCTGCGGCTTCGTGGCCGAGATCGCGGATGATCCGGCGACCACCGCGCGGGCCATCGCCGAAAAGCTGCTGACGACTTCGCCGCGTGCGACCGAAGTGGCGAAATACATGATCCATGCCGGTGTGGGCGAGGATCGCGATGCCATGATCGAGGCGCTGGGGTCGGGCATGATCGCCGCCAGTGCCGACAAGGCCGAAGGCGTGGACGCCTTTGCCCATAAACGCAAACCCGTCTTCCCGGGAACCTGA
- a CDS encoding Gfo/Idh/MocA family protein yields MRWGLIGASNIASQHMIGAMRATGGEVRSVLSSSADRARDYAAANGIATGYADLAEMLADPDLDAVYISTTNEKHFPQAMAAIAAGKHVLCEKPLAMSVDDAVTMVRAAKDAGLVFATNHHLRNAGSHLAIRDLVASGRIGTVRSVRVFHAVHLPPHLQGWRIDNPAAGGGVIPDITVHDADTVRFHLGEDPVEVVAMTAQSGMGQGVEDSVMSVWSMPSGAQVQAHESFTHRFAGTGIEIHGSEGSIFARNVMTQQPVGEITLVTAAGAEPVSYPTHDLYERAVGLFADAVAGKGYPSADGRDGVASLAVAEAVAEAARTGRRTAVNYGGL; encoded by the coding sequence ATGCGTTGGGGTTTGATCGGGGCCAGCAACATCGCGTCCCAGCACATGATCGGGGCGATGCGGGCGACGGGGGGCGAGGTTCGCTCGGTTCTGTCCTCCAGCGCAGATCGCGCACGCGACTATGCCGCCGCCAATGGCATCGCCACGGGTTACGCCGATCTGGCCGAGATGCTGGCCGATCCGGACCTGGACGCGGTCTACATCTCGACCACCAACGAGAAGCATTTCCCGCAGGCCATGGCCGCCATCGCGGCGGGCAAGCATGTGCTGTGCGAAAAGCCGCTGGCCATGTCGGTCGACGATGCCGTGACCATGGTGCGAGCAGCCAAGGATGCCGGGCTGGTCTTTGCCACCAATCACCATCTGCGCAATGCCGGCAGCCATCTGGCAATCCGCGATCTGGTCGCTTCGGGCCGCATCGGCACGGTTCGCAGCGTCCGGGTGTTCCACGCCGTCCACCTGCCGCCGCATCTGCAGGGTTGGCGCATCGACAATCCGGCGGCGGGCGGCGGGGTCATTCCCGATATCACCGTCCACGACGCCGATACCGTGCGCTTCCATCTGGGCGAGGACCCGGTCGAGGTCGTCGCCATGACCGCACAATCCGGCATGGGGCAGGGTGTCGAGGACAGCGTGATGTCGGTCTGGTCCATGCCCTCGGGCGCGCAAGTTCAGGCGCATGAAAGCTTTACCCACCGGTTCGCCGGCACCGGGATCGAGATCCACGGCAGCGAGGGCTCGATCTTCGCGCGCAACGTCATGACCCAGCAGCCGGTCGGAGAGATCACGCTGGTCACGGCCGCAGGTGCCGAGCCGGTCAGCTATCCGACCCATGACCTTTACGAGCGTGCGGTTGGCCTTTTCGCCGATGCCGTCGCCGGCAAGGGCTACCCCTCGGCCGATGGCCGCGATGGCGTTGCCTCGCTGGCCGTGGCCGAAGCCGTGGCCGAGGCCGCCCGGACCGGGCGCCGCACCGCCGTCAATTACGGAGGACTGTGA
- a CDS encoding aldehyde dehydrogenase family protein, protein MTEFTLIPASGAAVPAEPFTGRHLIDGLWKDSADGATFDRVSPSHGVLVSRSAKGGEAEVLAAIAAARRAFDAGDWSFSSGKSRSEILNRVADLIDRDRERIARIEVLESGKPIAQARGEIEGAADIWRYAAALARMAHGDSHNNLGPDMLGLVLKEPIGVAAIITPWNFPFLIVSQKLPFALAAGCTAVVKPSEMTPSTTVILFELLEEAGLPAGVANLVLGYGDPVGAVMTTHPDVDMVSFTGSTGVGKRIVAAASGTLKKVSLELGGKNPQVIFPDADLDAAADAIAFGIYFNAGECCNSGSRIIVHEDVAEALTDRIAVLSRKVPFGDPLSDATQVGAIISDEHLGKIDGYVREAQAAGAKVVIGGGVLAVPGLDGRFYAPTVVAGVTPDMAIAREEVFGPVLSVLTFKTEDEAIELANNAAYGLSAGVWSLDVHTCLNFARKVRAGTVWTNTWMDGFAELPFGGVKESGLGRELGRFGIEEYLELKTVQMRVARGRNNWVAG, encoded by the coding sequence ATGACCGAGTTTACCCTGATCCCCGCCAGCGGCGCCGCCGTGCCGGCTGAACCCTTCACCGGCCGCCACCTGATCGATGGCCTGTGGAAAGACAGCGCCGATGGCGCGACCTTCGACCGTGTCTCACCCTCGCACGGCGTGCTGGTCAGCCGCTCGGCCAAGGGTGGCGAGGCCGAGGTTCTGGCCGCCATTGCCGCCGCCCGCCGGGCCTTTGACGCCGGTGACTGGAGCTTCTCCTCGGGCAAATCGCGCTCCGAGATCCTGAACCGTGTGGCCGATCTGATCGACCGCGACCGCGAGCGCATCGCCCGGATCGAGGTGCTGGAATCGGGCAAGCCCATCGCGCAGGCGCGGGGCGAGATCGAGGGCGCGGCGGATATCTGGCGCTATGCGGCGGCGCTGGCGCGGATGGCGCATGGCGACAGCCACAACAATCTGGGCCCCGACATGCTCGGGCTGGTGCTGAAGGAACCGATCGGGGTGGCCGCGATCATCACGCCCTGGAATTTCCCCTTTCTGATCGTCAGCCAGAAGCTGCCCTTTGCGCTGGCCGCCGGTTGCACGGCGGTGGTGAAGCCCTCGGAAATGACGCCCTCGACCACGGTGATCCTGTTCGAGCTGCTGGAAGAAGCCGGCCTGCCCGCGGGCGTGGCCAACCTGGTGCTGGGATACGGCGATCCGGTGGGTGCGGTCATGACCACCCACCCCGATGTGGACATGGTCAGCTTCACCGGCTCGACCGGGGTGGGCAAGCGCATCGTCGCGGCGGCCTCGGGCACGCTGAAGAAGGTGTCGCTGGAACTCGGGGGCAAGAACCCGCAGGTGATCTTTCCCGATGCCGACCTGGATGCGGCGGCGGATGCGATTGCCTTTGGCATCTATTTCAACGCCGGCGAATGCTGCAATTCCGGCAGCCGGATCATCGTGCACGAGGACGTGGCCGAGGCGCTGACCGACCGCATCGCGGTCCTGTCGCGCAAGGTGCCCTTCGGCGATCCGCTGAGCGATGCGACGCAGGTCGGGGCGATCATCTCGGACGAGCATCTGGGCAAGATCGACGGCTATGTGCGCGAGGCACAGGCGGCGGGTGCCAAGGTGGTGATCGGCGGCGGCGTGCTGGCGGTGCCGGGGCTCGACGGGCGCTTCTATGCTCCGACCGTGGTGGCGGGGGTGACGCCGGACATGGCCATCGCGCGGGAAGAGGTGTTCGGGCCCGTCCTGTCGGTCCTGACCTTCAAGACCGAGGACGAGGCGATCGAACTGGCGAACAACGCGGCCTACGGTCTTTCGGCCGGGGTCTGGAGCCTCGATGTCCATACCTGCCTCAACTTCGCCCGCAAGGTGCGCGCCGGCACGGTCTGGACGAACACCTGGATGGACGGTTTTGCCGAGCTGCCCTTCGGCGGGGTGAAGGAAAGCGGGCTGGGCCGCGAACTCGGCCGTTTTGGCATCGAGGAGTATCTGGAGCTGAAGACCGTGCAGATGCGCGTCGCGCGCGGCCGCAACAACTGGGTCGCGGGATGA
- a CDS encoding ABC transporter substrate-binding protein, which yields MKILAKAGVSALALTLALSAAAQAEDVEVLHWWTAGGEAAALNVLKENLAGQDIGWKDMPVAGGGGEAAMTALRARVTAGDPPTAVQMLGFDILDWAQQGEVLADLNEVAAAENWDAVIPAAIQKFSKPDGTWIAAPVNVHSTNWVWANKAMLDEMGIAEPTTWDEFIAALQKVKDSGKVALAHGGQPWQDATIFDSAVLATGGPELYTKAFIDLDPAALNSPEMVQAFDKMTQLRGFVDDNFSGRDWNLASAMVINNEAAFQIMGDWAKGEFLNAGKVPGTDFLCFRVPGTAGVVTFNSDEFVMFKQGDDAAKQAQNAMASAIESPEFQIAFNKVKGSVPARTDVADTDFDDCGKKGMAQLKEASEKGTLLGSMAHGHANPAAVKNAIYDVVTAHFNGEYDSTQAAEELANAVEAAQ from the coding sequence ATGAAAATTCTTGCGAAGGCCGGTGTTTCGGCCCTGGCGCTGACCCTTGCCCTGTCCGCTGCGGCACAGGCCGAGGATGTCGAGGTGCTGCACTGGTGGACCGCCGGTGGCGAGGCCGCGGCGCTGAATGTGCTGAAGGAAAACCTGGCCGGACAGGACATCGGCTGGAAGGACATGCCGGTGGCCGGCGGCGGCGGCGAGGCGGCTATGACCGCGCTGCGCGCCCGCGTGACTGCAGGCGACCCGCCCACCGCCGTGCAGATGCTGGGCTTCGACATCCTGGACTGGGCCCAGCAGGGCGAAGTCCTTGCCGACCTGAACGAGGTTGCAGCTGCCGAGAACTGGGACGCGGTGATCCCCGCGGCTATCCAGAAATTCAGCAAGCCCGACGGCACCTGGATCGCCGCGCCGGTGAACGTGCACTCGACCAACTGGGTCTGGGCCAACAAGGCCATGCTAGACGAGATGGGCATTGCCGAGCCGACCACCTGGGACGAGTTCATCGCCGCCCTGCAGAAGGTGAAGGATTCGGGCAAGGTCGCGCTGGCCCATGGCGGTCAGCCCTGGCAGGACGCCACCATCTTCGACAGCGCCGTGCTGGCGACGGGCGGACCCGAGCTTTACACCAAGGCCTTCATCGATCTGGACCCGGCGGCGCTGAACTCGCCCGAGATGGTTCAGGCCTTTGACAAGATGACCCAGCTGCGTGGCTTCGTGGATGACAACTTCTCGGGCCGCGACTGGAACCTGGCCTCGGCCATGGTCATCAACAACGAGGCTGCCTTCCAGATCATGGGTGACTGGGCCAAGGGCGAATTCCTGAACGCGGGCAAGGTGCCGGGCACCGATTTCCTGTGCTTCCGGGTGCCGGGCACGGCGGGCGTCGTGACCTTCAACAGCGACGAATTCGTCATGTTCAAGCAGGGCGATGACGCCGCCAAGCAGGCGCAGAACGCCATGGCCAGCGCCATCGAATCGCCCGAGTTCCAGATCGCCTTCAACAAGGTGAAGGGCTCGGTCCCGGCGCGGACCGACGTGGCCGACACCGATTTCGACGATTGCGGCAAGAAGGGCATGGCCCAGCTGAAGGAAGCGTCGGAAAAGGGCACGCTGCTGGGCTCGATGGCCCATGGCCACGCCAACCCGGCTGCCGTGAAGAACGCGATCTATGACGTGGTGACCGCGCATTTCAACGGCGAGTACGACAGCACCCAGGCCGCCGAAGAGCTGGCCAATGCGGTCGAAGCTGCACAGTAA
- the pbpC gene encoding penicillin-binding protein 1C: MMRRFGLFALALLLFAVGLARDALEDWVARTELPVLAVVTGSEIVARDGSLLRAFAVADGRWRLEPGPVDPGFINMLLAYEDRRFYRHAGVDPLALVRAAGQSALAGQVVSGGSTLTMQVARLLEEGPTGEWHGKLRQMRVALALERRLTKPQILDLYLRLAPYGGNLEGVRAASLSWFGKEPRRLTPAESALLVALPQSPAARQPDRNPDNALRARDRVLARAVREGVLDTDQARAAGSTALPRHRRPFPALAPHLTARLHRENPTALRIATTIDAPLQRAAEALARRAVAGQTERITVAMLLADHRTGEILAQVDGAEWTNTARAGFVEMSEALRSPGSTLKPFVYGLAFDDGMAHPETLIEDRPVAFGRYAPQNFDRSFHGTVTVRAALLASLNIPVVRLADAVGPARLIDTLDRAGAHLVVPGGQPGLAVALGGAGISLHGLVAAYAGLAAGGEAVALSPLPEKGGPTGRRFLGEVAAWQVGNILSQMNPPPGGAPGRIAYKTGTSYGHRDALAVGFDGGHVGGVWMGRADGTPVPGAFGGDLAAPLLFELFDRARAGGTPLPPPPPATLTLPTAHLPQPLRQFRAPGEALAAKPADAPKMAFPPDGARIEAPEGRLLVKVMDGAPPFTWLADGRPVAIARGETALELDLTETGPVRISVIDVRGRADSVTVDLHR; the protein is encoded by the coding sequence GTGATGCGCCGCTTCGGGCTTTTCGCGCTGGCCCTGCTGCTGTTTGCGGTGGGGCTGGCGCGGGATGCGCTGGAGGATTGGGTGGCGCGGACCGAGTTGCCGGTGCTGGCCGTTGTCACCGGCTCCGAGATCGTCGCCCGCGATGGCAGCCTGCTGCGCGCCTTTGCCGTCGCCGATGGCCGCTGGCGGTTGGAGCCGGGGCCGGTCGATCCGGGCTTCATCAACATGCTCTTGGCCTATGAGGATCGTCGGTTCTACCGCCATGCGGGGGTCGATCCGCTGGCGCTGGTTCGCGCGGCGGGGCAATCGGCCCTGGCGGGGCAGGTGGTCTCGGGCGGCTCGACCCTGACCATGCAGGTGGCGCGGCTGCTGGAGGAAGGCCCGACCGGAGAGTGGCATGGCAAGCTGCGGCAGATGCGCGTGGCACTGGCGCTGGAGCGGCGGCTAACGAAGCCGCAGATCCTCGATCTCTACCTGCGGCTGGCGCCCTATGGCGGCAATCTGGAAGGCGTGCGCGCCGCCAGCCTGTCCTGGTTCGGGAAGGAGCCGCGCCGGCTGACCCCGGCTGAATCCGCCCTGCTGGTCGCCCTGCCGCAATCCCCCGCCGCCCGTCAGCCCGACCGCAACCCGGACAACGCCTTGAGGGCGCGCGACCGCGTGCTGGCCCGAGCGGTCAGGGAGGGCGTGCTCGATACCGATCAGGCGCGTGCGGCAGGTTCGACCGCCCTGCCCCGCCATCGCCGCCCCTTCCCCGCGCTGGCCCCGCATCTGACCGCGCGCCTGCACCGCGAAAATCCGACGGCCTTGCGCATTGCCACCACCATCGATGCCCCCCTGCAACGCGCCGCCGAGGCGCTGGCCCGCCGTGCCGTGGCCGGTCAGACCGAACGGATCACCGTCGCCATGCTGCTGGCCGATCACCGGACCGGCGAGATTCTGGCGCAGGTGGATGGCGCGGAATGGACCAACACCGCACGCGCCGGTTTCGTGGAAATGTCCGAGGCCTTGCGTTCGCCTGGATCGACGCTGAAGCCCTTTGTCTATGGACTGGCCTTCGACGATGGGATGGCCCATCCCGAAACACTGATTGAGGACCGGCCGGTGGCCTTCGGGCGCTATGCGCCGCAGAATTTCGACCGCAGTTTTCACGGCACGGTAACGGTGCGGGCGGCGTTGCTGGCCTCGCTGAACATCCCGGTGGTGCGGCTCGCCGATGCCGTCGGCCCGGCCCGGCTGATCGACACGCTGGACCGTGCCGGCGCGCATCTGGTGGTGCCGGGCGGCCAGCCGGGGCTGGCGGTTGCGCTTGGCGGGGCCGGGATCAGCCTGCATGGCCTTGTCGCCGCCTATGCCGGGCTGGCAGCGGGGGGCGAGGCGGTGGCGCTGTCGCCTTTGCCCGAAAAGGGCGGGCCGACGGGTCGGCGCTTTCTGGGCGAGGTTGCGGCCTGGCAGGTCGGCAATATCCTGTCGCAGATGAACCCGCCGCCCGGTGGTGCGCCGGGCCGCATCGCCTACAAGACCGGCACCAGCTATGGCCACCGGGATGCGCTGGCCGTCGGTTTCGACGGCGGCCATGTCGGCGGGGTCTGGATGGGCCGGGCCGATGGCACGCCGGTTCCGGGCGCTTTCGGTGGCGATCTGGCCGCGCCGCTGCTTTTCGAGCTTTTCGACCGGGCGCGGGCGGGCGGCACGCCCTTGCCGCCCCCGCCACCCGCCACGCTGACCCTGCCCACCGCGCACCTGCCGCAGCCCCTGCGCCAGTTCCGTGCGCCGGGTGAGGCGCTGGCCGCGAAACCGGCGGATGCGCCGAAGATGGCCTTTCCGCCAGATGGCGCCCGGATCGAGGCGCCCGAGGGTCGGCTGCTGGTCAAGGTCATGGATGGCGCGCCGCCCTTTACCTGGCTGGCCGATGGCCGCCCGGTCGCCATCGCCCGGGGCGAGACCGCGCTGGAACTGGACCTGACCGAGACCGGTCCGGTGCGGATCTCGGTCATCGACGTGCGGGGCAGGGCGGATTCGGTGACGGTCGATCTGCATCGGTGA
- a CDS encoding LacI family transcriptional regulator: MTTVSRALSNDPRIAATTRALVAETAERLGYVPDRAAQRLRTGRTKVIQVLLNLDHEFLSFTHEMLGGLSEALAGTGYSVTLFPDILERDRLTAVRQIVEGRLGDGIIFNRTEPFDPRVRYLTEQGFPFVCHGRTEFSVPHPSVDYDNEAFARIAIQRLLAHGRTRPLMILPPARYTFSQHLRWGAVAAARAAGITVELPDEITLDSPQDQATAWMRQRLSQPDRPDGIICVGEIAALIAMAASADIGLQIGRDIDVVAKRASGVFDLLRPRIDALTEDLRQTGRAMGDILLRSLAGEDPTGLQVLLPPGTDFRQDA; this comes from the coding sequence GTGACCACGGTGTCGCGGGCGCTGTCGAACGACCCGCGAATCGCCGCGACGACCCGCGCGCTGGTGGCCGAAACCGCCGAACGGCTCGGCTATGTCCCCGACCGGGCGGCGCAGCGGCTGCGCACCGGGCGCACCAAGGTGATCCAGGTGCTGCTGAACCTCGACCACGAATTCCTCAGCTTCACCCACGAGATGCTGGGCGGTCTCTCCGAGGCGCTGGCCGGCACCGGCTATTCCGTGACCCTGTTTCCCGACATTCTGGAACGCGACCGCCTGACCGCCGTGCGCCAGATCGTCGAGGGCCGGCTGGGGGATGGCATCATCTTCAACCGGACCGAGCCATTCGATCCCCGCGTGCGCTACCTGACCGAGCAGGGTTTTCCCTTCGTCTGCCATGGCCGGACCGAGTTTTCCGTGCCCCACCCCTCGGTCGATTACGACAACGAGGCTTTCGCCCGCATCGCCATCCAGCGGCTGCTGGCCCATGGCCGGACCCGGCCGCTGATGATCCTGCCGCCGGCCCGCTATACCTTTTCCCAGCATCTGCGCTGGGGCGCGGTCGCGGCGGCGCGGGCCGCCGGGATCACCGTGGAACTGCCTGACGAGATCACGCTGGACAGTCCGCAGGATCAGGCTACCGCCTGGATGCGCCAGCGACTGTCCCAGCCCGACCGGCCCGACGGCATCATCTGCGTGGGCGAGATCGCCGCCCTGATCGCCATGGCCGCCAGCGCCGATATCGGGCTGCAGATCGGCCGCGACATTGACGTCGTGGCCAAGCGCGCGAGCGGTGTCTTTGACCTCTTGCGCCCGCGCATCGACGCCCTGACCGAGGACCTGCGCCAGACGGGCCGGGCGATGGGTGATATCCTCTTGCGCTCGCTGGCGGGCGAGGATCCGACGGGGCTGCAGGTGCTGCTGCCCCCCGGAACCGACTTCCGCCAGGACGCCTAG
- a CDS encoding acyl CoA:acetate/3-ketoacid CoA transferase: MSKIVSAAEAVARIADGAVVTVSSSSALGCPDAVLKALGERFDAEGHPRDLTTLHPIAAGDMYGVKGVDHIAKDGLLKRILGGSYPSGSSNLPMPEIWKMIVENRVLAYNVPSGIMFDMHRDVAARRPGVLTRVGLDTFVDPIRQGCAMNEVAAAEPIVFRQEFGGQTWLHFPNITPNVAIIRATTADEDGNLTYEHEGAYLGGLDQAIATRNHRGLVIAQVKRVTASGSLRPHDVHVPGHLVDLVVVAPDQRQTTETDYDPAISGQIMRPWSSFSLAEHGVEKIIARRAALELRRGQTANLGFGISAMVPRILLEAGEPQAVTWAIEQGAVGGMPLTGFAFGCASNAYGYVPSPNQFSYFQGGGFDMSFLSFLEVDVQGNVNVSKLGKKPYLTAGCGGFVDITANARKIVFSGFFEAAAEFDLSENGLRISKPGKFTKMVEEVEHVTFSGARAVETGQEAIYITERCVIRLTPEGLVATEIMPGIEPARDIVAASQGRVKVAENAITMPKSLLVEGPMELAL, translated from the coding sequence ATGTCCAAGATCGTCAGCGCCGCCGAGGCGGTCGCTCGCATCGCCGACGGGGCCGTGGTCACCGTCTCCTCTTCTTCGGCGCTCGGTTGCCCCGATGCGGTGCTGAAGGCCCTGGGCGAGCGTTTCGACGCCGAGGGCCATCCGCGCGACCTGACCACGCTGCACCCCATCGCGGCGGGTGACATGTATGGCGTGAAGGGCGTCGATCACATCGCCAAGGACGGGCTGTTGAAGCGCATCCTTGGCGGTTCCTATCCCTCGGGCTCGTCGAACCTGCCGATGCCCGAGATCTGGAAGATGATCGTGGAAAACCGGGTGCTGGCCTATAACGTGCCTTCGGGGATCATGTTCGACATGCATCGCGACGTGGCCGCGCGGCGACCCGGGGTCCTGACCCGGGTAGGGCTCGACACCTTCGTCGATCCGATCCGGCAGGGCTGTGCCATGAACGAGGTCGCGGCCGCCGAACCCATCGTCTTCCGGCAGGAATTCGGCGGTCAGACCTGGCTGCATTTCCCCAATATCACTCCGAATGTCGCCATCATCCGCGCCACCACGGCGGATGAGGATGGCAACCTGACCTATGAACATGAAGGTGCCTATCTCGGTGGTCTCGATCAGGCCATCGCCACGCGCAACCATCGCGGGCTGGTCATCGCGCAGGTCAAGCGCGTCACCGCCTCGGGCAGCCTGCGCCCCCATGACGTGCATGTGCCGGGCCATCTGGTCGATCTGGTCGTGGTCGCGCCCGATCAGCGCCAGACCACGGAAACCGATTATGACCCCGCCATCTCGGGCCAGATCATGCGCCCGTGGTCCAGCTTTTCGCTGGCCGAGCATGGGGTGGAGAAAATCATCGCCCGCCGCGCCGCACTGGAACTGCGTCGCGGCCAGACGGCGAACCTCGGCTTCGGCATTTCCGCCATGGTGCCGCGCATCCTTCTGGAAGCCGGCGAGCCGCAGGCGGTGACTTGGGCCATCGAGCAGGGCGCCGTCGGGGGAATGCCGCTGACCGGCTTTGCCTTCGGCTGCGCCTCGAACGCCTATGGATACGTCCCCTCGCCGAACCAGTTCAGCTATTTCCAGGGTGGCGGCTTCGACATGTCCTTCCTGTCCTTCCTCGAAGTGGACGTGCAGGGCAATGTGAACGTGTCGAAGCTGGGCAAGAAACCCTATCTGACCGCCGGCTGCGGCGGCTTCGTCGACATCACCGCCAATGCCCGCAAGATCGTCTTCTCGGGCTTCTTCGAGGCGGCGGCAGAGTTCGACCTGTCTGAAAACGGTCTGCGCATCTCGAAGCCGGGCAAATTCACCAAGATGGTGGAGGAGGTCGAGCATGTCACCTTCTCGGGCGCCCGCGCCGTCGAGACCGGGCAGGAGGCGATCTATATCACCGAGCGCTGCGTGATCCGGCTGACGCCCGAGGGACTGGTCGCCACCGAGATCATGCCGGGGATCGAGCCTGCGCGCGACATCGTCGCCGCCTCGCAGGGCCGGGTGAAGGTGGCGGAAAACGCCATCACCATGCCGAAATCGCTGCTGGTCGAGGGTCCGATGGAGCTGGCGCTGTGA